The following proteins are encoded in a genomic region of Liolophura sinensis isolate JHLJ2023 chromosome 7, CUHK_Ljap_v2, whole genome shotgun sequence:
- the LOC135470616 gene encoding forkhead box protein E1-like, whose translation MDTGSHFGTSAANYYQYGQLNPQQYVMPETYTDFYKLHSQYANPNQVMTARENLMAYPTTEPVSPVEDCSGSLSTGNETGGSDMTYATEDVENFSPESTLDEQTCDNATSSAGGRKRKRPIPKGKPPYSYIALISMAIANSTDRRLTLHEIYKFITDRFPFYANHDNPKGWKGSIRHNLALNDCFMKLPKKPGMIGHQWTIDPEYEDMFDHGSFLRRRYRFKDGVRKKGKRANIPGPEAAIPKTVGMSVTSDLATSRQVPFLNTMFPPTLLQTSAAAKYTRPAPTIEMPLWTQFPYQYAPVKPQTPSPHSTTVSPNNNHQIFFKEENSPAQYLQTSPASTDSPPCLSSEQASPLSTMDTSRPSCSSGDGSDLDVVSPSLRWPGQSGNQNVSANSSYADLMSSAAMNLASTSTSPIDYSTSSANFKSSYRHQYPYPRQEYNAQYHAQYNPQYNANLRYYGGDLW comes from the coding sequence ATGGACACGGGATCGCATTTTGGGACTTCGGCTGCTAACTATTACCAGTACGGCCAACTGAATCCACAACAATATGTCATGCCTGAGACTTACACTGATTTCTACAAGCTGCACTCACAGTACGCTAACCCTAACCAGGTGATGACAGCGAGGGAAAACCTAATGGCATATCCCACAACAGAGCCAGTGTCACCGGTGGAAGATTGCAGTGGAAGTTTGTCCACGGGCAACGAAACTGGAGGCTCAGACATGACTTACGCCACTGAAGATGTCGAGAATTTCTCCCCGGAGTCGACGTTGGACGAGCAAACCTGCGACAACGCCACGAGCAGCGCTGGAGGGAGGAAGCGCAAGCGTCCTATCCCGAAGGGCAAGCCGCCATACAGCTACATCGCCCTTATAAGCATGGCCATCGCTAACTCCACGGATCGCCGCCTGACTCTTCATGAGATCTATAAATTCATCACCGACCGGTTTCCCTTCTACGCCAACCACGACAACCCCAAGGGCTGGAAGGGGTCCATTCGCCACAACCTCGCCCTCAACGACTGTTTCATGAAGTTACCCAAGAAACCCGGAATGATCGGTCACCAGTGGACAATAGACCCTGAGTACGAGGACATGTTCGATCACGGCAGCTTTCTCCGACGCCGCTACCGTTTTAAGGACGGAGTCCGCAAGAAGGGGAAGCGCGCCAACATCCCCGGGCCGGAAGCCGCCATACCGAAGACAGTCGGGATGTCAGTCACTTCCGATCTCGCCACATCACGTCAAGTCCCGTTCCTCAACACGATGTTTCCACCCACGCTTCTTCAAACTAGCGCAGCGGCCAAGTACACACGGCCGGCCCCCACCATCGAAATGCCGCTTTGGACGCAATTTCCTTACCAGTACGCCCCAGTGAAGCCACAGACCCCTTCACCTCACTCTACCACGGTGTCCCCGAACAACAACCACCAGATCTTTTTCAAGGAGGAGAACAGCCCCGCTCAGTATCTGCAGACTTCACCGGCTTCCACGGACTCTCCACCGTGCTTGAGTAGTGAACAGGCCAGTCCTCTCTCCACCATGGACACCTCCCGCCCATCCTGCAGCAGCGGCGACGGAAGCGATCTAGACGTCGTTTCCCCTTCCCTACGCTGGCCAGGACAGTCGGGAAACCAAAACGTAAGCGCCAACAGCAGCTACGCCGATCTGATGAGTTCTGCAGCGATGAATTTGGCATCGACCTCTACATCTCCCATTGACTACTCTACAAGCTCGGCGAACTTCAAGAGCTCCTACCGCCACCAGTACCCCTACCCCCGCCAAGAGTACAATGCCCAGTATCACGCCCAGTACAACCCTCAGTACAACGCCAACCTTCGGTACTACGGAGGCGACCTGTGGTAG